TCCAGCACGTGCTTGACGGCGTCGCGCGGGTTCCTGGCGTGGTAGTAGAGCGAGGTATCGTCTTCGCTGATCATCTGGCGGCTGAGCAGCGCGTTGCGGGCGAACGAATGGAACTCGTCCCAGTATCCGCCGCCCTGGCCCTCGAGCATGACGATGGGGGCCATGCCGCTCTTGCCGGTCTGGATGAGCGTGAGCGTCTCATAGGCCTCGTCCATGGTGCCAAAGCCGCCCGGAAAGAGCGCGACGGCCTGGGCCTGCGAGAGGAACATGAGCTTGCGCGTGAAGAAGTAGCGGAAGTGGATGAGCTTCTCGTCGCCGTGGATCACCGTGTTGGCGGTCGTCTCGAAGGGCAGACGGATCGCCACGCCGAAGCTCGCCGCCTTGCCCGGGCCCACGTGGCCGGCCTTCATGATGCCGTCGCCCGCGCCGGTGATGACCATCCAGCCCGCCTCGGCCATCTCCTTCGAGAACTCCACGCACGACTCGAAGTCGGGGTGGTCCTCGGGCGTTCGGGCCGAGCCGAAGATGGTGATCTTCTGCGCCTGCTCGTAGCGGCCGAAGACGCGGTAGGCGTACCGCAGTTCCTTCATCGCGGCGGTCAGCAGCTTCAACTCGCCGCGGTTGCGACCATCGGGCAGGAGCTTCAGGCCAGCGGCGACCAGTTCGGCAACCAGCTTGCGATCGAACGCCTGCGTCCCGTCGGGCGCGACCATGTCGACGAGTTCGTCGATCCGCTTGCCGATGGCCTGCCAGTCGGCGCGAGGGTTGGGGGTGCGGGCGTCGCTGGTCGTGGTGCGTTCGGTGCCTTCCTGCATGGGCCCATAGGGTAGCCGTGGGGACGGCTCGTACGAGGCCTCGATGGCTACCAGCCGCTGTCGGGTTCGCCGCGCTGTTGCGAGTACCGGCGCAGGCGTTCCTTCGACCACTCGTCGAAGTTCTGCCCGCCCTGGATCATGCGTCGCAGCCGATCGAGCGGCCCCACGAGCGCCTGGGGCTTGGGCGCCGGGGCGGGGTCGTCGAGCGTGCCCCGCAGGTCGACCGCGACGATCACGTCGCGCAGCGAGCGTACGAACGAGCGGAACGCGTTGTCGCGTGTCGGCCTGGTCGTGATGTTCATGTCGAGGGCGCCGCGCTCGAGATCGACCGTGCCCAACCCATCAAGGATGACCGAGTCGGAGCTCACCGCGAGCCGCGTGAACGTCAGCGTTCGGCCCTCGACGTAGAAGTCGCCATTCATCGCGTCGTAGGCGTCGGCCCCAAACTTCACGTTCATCGCTTCGACCGCGGCGCGAATGGCCAGGGGCAGCTCGACCGGCGACCCGCCACGGATGCGCATGGAGCCGCGGCCCCGGTACCGGTCGCGCTTGCCGATCTGGCCCTCTAGGCCCAGCGAGAGGTCGAGGTCTCCCGCCCCGCGGACGGCCTCGGGCTCGCGGTCCTGCAGCGCCGCGAGCACGCGTTCGGTGTAGAGACCCGAGCCTGCAAGGTCGAGTGCGTAGCGAGCACGCTCGCCCTCGTCCTCGGCAAGCGTCACCGTGCCGCGGCCGGCGACGCGCCCGCCGCCCGCCACCGCACGGACGACCGGCATGCGCACCACACCGTCGCGGCGCACGTCTGCCAGCAATTGCGCCTCGGTCACGTCCAAGCCCCAGCACGAGCCTTCGGCGGCCGACAGGTCGATGGCCGCCAGCAGCGTCGGGTGCTCGGTATCGCTCGCGATGGCGATGGCCGCTTGCCGCAGCACCGCGATCGGCCGCTCGTTCTCGCCCTCGGCATCATCTTCCGCTGCGCGGGTGCCCACGACGGCGTGCTGGACGCCGAGCAACGCGTCGGCCTCGATCCTCGCATCACGATCGGCCTGCGTGACGATGCGCAGCCGGCCTTCGTTGATCACCATCGAGCCCAGGCTCTCGGCATCCATCGCATCCAGCGACCGTCCGACGCCGGGCGGCAGGATTCCCATGATCGGTTCGGGCACGCCGTGCACGCGGCCGATGGCACCCTCGCTCTGACCAACTTCTCCGTCGAGGCCGACCTCGACCTCGCTCCGCAGCCCGCCCGCGGCACGCCAGTAGCCGTCGAGGGACACCCACCAGTCGTCGCCGCCCAGCACGAGCGAATCGATCTCGCCCTTGTATTCCGACTCCCCGCCGGGGCCGTCGGGGCTGGGCTTCATCTCTCGCCCCGACACGATGCCGCTGACCCAAGGCACGAAGTAGCGCTCACCGTCGCGCACGAGCGATGCGTCGTAGGGCGAGAGCTCGAACTCGCGGATGGGCGAGACGCCAGGGCCATCGCCCCCGTAGCCCTCGGTCTGGAGCGCGACGAACGCGTCGTACTCGCCATGGACGTCCCAGCGGTCGAGGAACGAGCCCTCGTCGCGCGCGTCGCGGTTGCTGGCGAGCCGCCGCAGCAGCTTTGACTCGAGCCTTCCCCCCTGGATCTCGATGTCGAGCGTCGTGGGGCGAGTCACCAGGCTGCCGCGTTCGCGGAGCGCATCGAGCGGGATCTCGCCGCGCAGCCGGACGCGGCCGATGGGCTCGCCGTCGAAGCTGCCCTCGCCCAGCATGCGGTCGAAGGTCACCATGGGCCCCTCGTCGCCCGTCGCCACGACGACCGATCCGCGGCCGGCGTCGAGCCCGAGGCGGCCGTCCAGCCAGTCGAACCGCAGGCCATCGACGCGAGAGATGCGCGCCTCGGCCGATACGTCCTCGCCGGCCTTTCGCACGCTGCTCGCCAGGTCCGCGAAGCCGCGGACGTCGAAGAGGTCGCGCGCGTCTGACAACGCCTCGGCAAGCTCGGGCGCGAATACCGCCACCGCGTCCTCGACGGGCGACTGCAGGTTCAGGTCGTCCGTCGTGACGACGGCGATCACGGAGTCGGTCTCGAAGCTTGCCCGCACGTTCGCGTCGACGCGACCGCCGAGCGATGCCTCGCCCGTCAGAGATCCGCGGAGCCCTTCGCCATCGACCCGGAACGAGCCGCCGACATCGTTAATGACCAGCGGCCTGCGTCGCTCGATCGCCCGTGGACTCAGCGTCGCCGATCGCGGCTGGATCTCGGCCCACCAGTCCAGGTCTCCCGCCGAGTCGCGCGTGACGCGCACCTGGGCGTCGATCTGTCCACTCGGGCCCAGGTCTTCGAGCAGGCGTCGCGGCCCGCCTGCTGCGCCGTCGCCGCGCGGAACGGCGGCGAGCAGCCCCGGATGGATCGGCACGCCCGCTGCCTCGATCGCAACGTCCACGGTCGTCGATCGATCGACGCTCTGTGGATCATCGATGGGTACCTCAACGACCACGCTAGCCGTCGCGTCGCCGCCGGCAAGCGTCGTCGCCCGTGCTTGTTCCGCGGCGATCCTGAGACTCCGGGGCTTGCCTTCCAAGATGGTGTCCCGCTCCGAAGGCAAGTCGATCGTCAGCAGCACGTCGCTGGCATGGATCGGCACCGGAAAAGCTTCGGGGAGCAGCCCGAACCGATCGCTGCGGACCTCGACGTGCACCGTCGTGCTGTTGTCGACGCCAGTCTGTCGATCCACCCGCACGTGCGCATCGGCAAGGCCACCCAACGCAAACGCCGGGGCGCGCCCGAGGACGCCCGGACGCCGGAGCAACCCTTGGTCGTATCGCTCGGCGAGCAGTTCTTCGTTCAGGATGATCTCTCGGATCTCCGGCGCGATCTCGTCGAGCACGTCGCGGAGTGATTGGTCGTATTGAACGCCAAATGCGCGTACGTCGACGTCGACGCCAGTAGCGACCTCATCGAGCGTGATGATGGTCGAGGCGACGACGGGCGCGCCGCCGGGCGTCGCACCACGTAGGCCCAGCAGGCTGATCGTGCCGTCGTCGATTTCGATCGAGCCGCTCACGCCTTGCACGGGATACGGAAAGTACTCGAAGCGCATCCCCGCATCGCGGATGGCGCCCCTGCCAATCACCTGCTGGCGCACGCCCCTCCCGTCGGCGACCTGCGACACACTGGCCGAGAGCGAGACCGTGCCCGTCGGTTCGAACAGGTCGAGCACCTGCGAGACCTTCTGTAGTACCGGAGCGGGGCGACCGAGCCAGGGGGCGTCGGTCGTAAATCGGTACGGCTCGATCGTGGCGACGTCGAACTCGTAGAGCGGCTCGCCATCGCCCAGCCAGAGGCGGACCTCGATGTCGACGTCGAGGTCTTCGATCGTGCTGCTCAGGTTGCCCTCGATCATGAGCGTCCGTCGGCCAACGCCCGGCTCACCTGGCTCGGGCGGCGCCTGCAGCGATCGCCAGGGAACGATCTTGCCCGAGTCGGGGGCCGGACGCTGTACGAGCCGGACCAGTCCGCTGCCGCTCGTGGGGATCAGCGGCTCGAGCGTGCCCTCCTCGTCGACCGGTACGGGCACGCGAATGTCCAGCCGGGCGTCGATATCGGTGTCCTCGGGGAACGGCGCCGGAAGCGCCGAGCCGGCGCGAACGTCGAGCACCAATTCGAGCACGTCGGTCGCTTCGTCGTAGCGCACTGTTGCCCCGCGCGTTCGACCGCCGATGCGCAGCTGCTCGTATGCCTCGCGTAGCTGCAACGGGATGGCCTCGGGCGGAAAGTCGGCCATGTCGATGCCGCCGAGCGTTCCCGAGAAGCCGCCGGGCCCGAGCTGCCCCTCGAAGCGCAACGGCTTGGCACTGTTGCAGCGCTTGGGGTCCTCGAACGCCGTGACATCAAAAACGCCCGGCGTCTCGCGTGAATTCCGCAGCGATGCCACGATCGGCAGCGTCCGAAGCTCGGTGATGTTGCCCTCGGCGTCGTGCTCGCCCAGCAGCACGCTGGCGTGGTGCACGATAATGCTCGGCAGCGGATCGCCGCCCGTGCCTCCCGCGGCCGGCGGCTCGACGGCCAGGATGTTCAGGTCAAATTCCTCGAACGGCTTCGTGAGGCGCACGGCCGCGTCGAACACCTCGACGCGGCGGACCAGCGGGCCGCCCCGCAGCCTGCCGCGCCAGCCGAGGAGGATGCGTCCCTGCCTGACGTGCAGGAACTTCGACGCCTCGCCCCTCGGGTCCGATGCCTCGACGGGCTCGGGCGTGCGGAACATCACGTCGCGGATGATGATGTCGCCGCCCAGGTCGAGCTTGAGCGAGCCGCCCTCGACGCGCACGCCGAGCTCGTGCGCCAGCTTGGGCCGCAGCACGACGCCGGCCGCCGGCGTCAGCAGCAGTCCACCGGCGATCACCCCGACCACGCCAATCACGATGATCAGCAGCACGAGCCGTACGAACCACCGGCGGCGCACCCATGAACGGGGCTTCTTCGCACTCTCGGCTTCGTCCGGATGCTCGGCCATGCGTGCTCCGTAGGATCGGCCTTCGCTACGACCGTCCTTCGACGATCTCGACCAGCCAGGCCGGCATGGGCGTCGGCCGGCCCGAGCCATCGACGCAGGCCAACTCGGTGGTCGCGGTGACCACCGGCCGATCGCCCGCGCGTCCCGCCTGACCATCGCCCGGCTCGACCACGTGAATGGCGTAGTCGTGCCGCAGTCGGGCCCGGCCGGCGATGCTGGCCCGGCAGGCGATGCGCAGCACGTCGTCGTACCGCGCAGGCCGCTTGTACGAGACCTCCAGCCGCGTTACGACCAGGAATACGCCCTCGGCCTCCATCTGGGCGTACGTTCGGCCGGCCGACCGCAACGCCTCGGTGCGGGCCATCTCCAGCCACGGCACGAAGCTCGCATGGTGGGCCACCCCCATCGGGTCGCACTCGCAGTATCGGACGCGCACCTCCGTCAGTTCGGCGGGGCCCTCCAGAACGGCATGGTCGGGGTTCGTTGCGGGCACGCGGCGAGTCTAGCGTTACCGTTTCCCGCACGAACGAGTTCGTGCTCGACCAAGGAGGCGTCGGCTCGCCGGATGGCCGAACCTGACACAAGCCAACCCAAAGCCACGCCGGGCGTCGTCGCGGCATCATCGGTCGAGGTGCGCCCACTCTTGGCAACCGACCCGATCGCGCCCATTACTGCGCTGCTGCACCGCTCGTACAAGGGCCAGCGCGACCGCGGCATGGATCCGCTGGCCGGACGCCAGTCGGTCGAGATCACCCGCCAGCGGTGCTACCGGGGGCAGACGTTCGTGGCGCTCCGGCCGGCTTCCGGCCCGCCCTCGTCCCGGTTCGCCGAACGGCTCTTGGGCGCCATCCTGTTCCAGGAACGAGAGGACGCGGCCTTCCCGCCCTGGTTCCTGCGGTCGGACGTCACGCACTTTTCTCAGTTCGCCGTCGATCCCTCGCTGCAGCGCGGCGGCGTTGGTTCGGCGCTCCTGTCGCGAGTGGAGCAGGAGACGCTGGCGATTGGCGCCCGCGAGCTCGCCCTCAGCATGGCCGAGCCCGACGTGCCGTTGCGCGAGTACTACGAGCGTCGCGGCTACCGCGTCGTGCAGACCTGGCAGTGGCCCTACACCAACTATCAGAGCCTGATCATGAGCAAGACCCTGCAAGCCGGGGAGGGCGGCTGATGCCCAGCGACCTGGGACGAGGCAGAGCGCTCGACGATGCACCGGGCGTGGTGGGGGTGACCAAGGACGAACTGGGCGGGCTGCCCGACGACCTGCTTTCGCGTCCTGATGCGGCCAGGGCCGACCCCTCGCGCTGGTTCGAGTGCCCCGAGCAGCCCCTGGAGATCGAGGTCGGCCCGGGCAAGGGCGGGTATCTCGTCGAAGCCGCGCGGGCACGGCCCGGGAGCAACTTCCTGGCCATCGAGCAGGACCCCGACGTCTACTTCTACACCGCCGACCGCGTGCGCCGGCACCGGGAGTCGGGCGTGCTCGCCAACGCCCGCGTGCTGCGTGGCGACGCGGTCGCCTTCCTGAAGTGGCGCGTGAGCGACGGCTGCGTGCGCACGCTCCACCTGTACTACTCCGACCCCTGGCCCAAGCGCAAGCACCACAAGAATCGCGTGCTGCAGGACGGCTTCCTGGTCGACTGCTGGCGCGTGCTCGAGCCCGGCGGCGAGCTGCGCCTGGCGACCGACCACGACGAGCTCTGGGCCTTCTACGAGCGGCAGTTTGAGGCCTGGTGCCGCGGCGTGCCCGAGGGGTTCGCCTCGGCGCCGTTCTCGCTCGGCGACCTGCCCAGGCTGCCCTCGGCGCCCGAGGGCGGACTCATCGGCAGCAACTTCGAGCGCAAGTTCAAGGAACTCGGCGCTACGCCGCGGGGCGCGATCTTGACGAAGATCGCGGACGCACGATGAGTCGCGCGGTCGTCCTCCTCAGCGGCGGGCTCGACAGTGCCACGTGCCTGGCCCTGGCGCGACGACAGGGACGCGAGTGCCACGCCCTGTCGTTCGACTACGGCCAGCGACACAAGATCGAGCTCGAGTGCGCCGAACAAGTGGCCCGCAGCCTCGGCGCCGCCTCCCACGTGGTCTACACGCTCGATGCCGCGCCGTTCGCGGGCTCGTCGCTGACGACCGGGGGAGACGTGCCCAAGGACCAGGCAGAGCCAGGAGCGGGCGAGATTCCCTCGACGTACGTGCCGGCGCGCAACCTCGTGTTCCTTTCGGTCGCGACGGCGTACGCCGAGACCCTCGACGCCGAGGAGGCGTGGATCGGCGTCAACGCGGTCGACTACTCGGGCTACCCCGACTGCCGGCCGGACTTCATCGAGGCCTTCGCGAAGGCGGCAACGCTGGCGACGCGCCGTGGCACGCAGGAAGCCAGCCCGCTGGCGATCCGCACGCCGCTGCTGACGCTCAGCAAGGCCGACATCGTGCGCGCCGGGATGGACGCAGGCGCCGACTTTGCGCTCACGACCTCGTGCTATGACCCGGGCCGAGACGAGCACGGCCCGCTGGCCTGCGGCCGGTGCGACGCGTGCATCCTTCGCCGTCGCGGATTCGAGGCCGCCGGCGTCGCCGACCCAACGAGGTACGCGTGAGCGACGCGAAGCTGCCCATCTCCGAGACGTTCGTGTCCATCCAGGGCGAGGGCAAGCTGACGGGCGTGCCGTCCTGGTTCGTCCGCGTCGCGGGCTGCAACCTGCGGTGCACGTGGTGCGATACCCCGTACGCAAGCTGGAATCCCGAGGGCGAGCAGCGCACGGTCAACGACCTGCTCGCCGAGTCGAGGGCCAACGGCGTTCGCCACGCCGTCTTGACCGGCGGCGAGCCGATGATCTTCGAGGGCATCGCCGACCTGGCGCGCGGCCTGGCGGACGTCGGCGTGCACGTCACCATCGAGACCGCGGGCACCGTGTACCTGCCGGTCCGCTGCGACCTGCTGAGCCTGAGCCCGAAGCTGGCCAACAGCACGCCGAAGGACGACCCGCGTGACCCGAGCGGCGCGCTGGCCGTCCGGCACGAGCAGCGACGCCTGAACTACGAGGCCCTGCACGCCCTGCTGGCCGACCATCCCGAGCGGCAGCTCAAGTTCGTGGTGTCCGCGCCGGGCGACCTTCCCGAGATCGAGTCGCTGCTGGCGATGCTGCCCGAGGTCGACGCCGGCGACGTGCTGCTCATGCCCGAGGGGGTCTCGACGCCCGATCCGGCCGGGCTCGGCTGGCTGATCGAGGCGTGCCTGGCCCGCGGCTGGCGGTACTGCCACCGCCTGCACATCGAGCTGTTCGGCGACCGCCGGGGCACGTAGGTGCCTCGGAAATACCAATCAAAGTCCGATCGACAGCAATGCGGAGCCTGCGCGTCCCAAATAGTGTGAACACGGGCCGGGCATGGCCAATAGTGTTCGTGTCGACCGATCAGGAGGTGCGCATGTCGATCAGGATGACCGTGCTCTGCGCCGCCGTCATGGTGGCGGTGACCGGGATTGCCGCATCGTTGCTTCCCAAGGACGCGGGAGCCGTGCAAGGCCGGGCAACGCCGTCTGGCCTCATTTTTGCCGACGACCCCGACCGGGGGACAGACCAGGCGCTGCCCGAGAAGGTGCGCGCCGACGTGGCGTTCGCCGGTAGCCTTAGCCGCGTGTTCCGACACGCTTCGCAGACCATCGAGCCATCGGTCATCCACATCCAGACCGCCCGCCAGGTGACCCGGCGCGTGCGCGACCGCTTCGGCCGCGTCGTCCGCCAGCAGGAGACGCTGCCGTCGGGCGTGGGCTCGGGCGTCATCGTGACCGCCGACGGCTACGCGCTGACCAACCACCACGTGATCCAGGGAGCCGACGAGGTCGTGGTCACGCTGGCCGACGGTCGCGAGGTCGCCGCCCAGATCATCGGCTCGGACCCGGGCACCGACCTGGCCGTGCTGCGGCTCGCCGCCGGCGACCTGACGCCCGCACGGATCGCCGACAGCGACGAGTTGCAGGTGGGCGATTGGGTGGTCGCGGTGGGCAGCCCCTTCGGCCTTGATCACACCGTGACGGCGGGCATCGTGAGCGCGAAGGGCCGCAGCGGCCTGGCGCCTCGCACCGCGTCGCGCGAGCGCATCGATCGCTTCGAGGAGTTCATCCAGACCGACGCGGCGATCAACCCCGGCAACAGCGGTGGACCGCTCGTGAATCTGCACGGCGAACTGGTTGGCATCAACTCGATGATCGCCTCGTCGGGCGGGGGCTCGGTGGGCATCGGCTTTGCCATCCCCAGCGCCATCGCCACCAGCGTCTTCGAGAACGTCCGCGAAACCGGTCAGCTCGAGCAGGGTTTCCTGGGCGTGAGCGACCTGGTCAACACGACCGACGTCGCCGCCGAGACCGGCCGGGAACTGCCCGTGGGCGTGTACGTGCAGACGGTCATCGAGAACGGACCAGCCGATCTCGCCGGCGTGCTGCCGGGCGACATCATCGTCTCGATCAACGGCCGCCAGACGGAAAACTTCAACCGCCTCCGCAATCTCGTGGGCCTCACCAGGCCAGGTACGCCGATCTCGCTCGAGATCATCCGCGAGGGCCAGGTATTGCGGCTGGAGGCGGAGGTAACGGGCAGCGACCAACTGGTCAGGCTTGCCCAGGCCGCGAGGAACGCCGAGTTGGAGCGCGCCCTCGACGAGCGGGCACGAGCGGTGGAGACGCTGGGCGTCGAGGGCCTGACGATCGACGAGACGATGCCGCTCAACCTGCCGGGCATGCCCGGGCAGGGCGTGTTCGTCATCGAAGTGAAGCCGCAGACGCCCGCGAGCGCCTTGGGCCTGAAGGCCGGCGACGTGATCCTGGCGATCGACGATCGCGAGGTGCGCACGGTCGAGCAGCTCATCGACGTCATGCAGCGGGCCGACCTCGAGACCGGCGTCCGCGTCGAGTACGCCAACGGCGGGCGGCGCAAGAGCGCCGTGGTCCGGCTGCGGAGCTGACCTCAGCGTTCGAGGGCCCGCTCGAAGAGCGCGTCGATGGCCGCCCAGTACGCGGCTGGGTCCGAAGGTCCATCGTTGTGGCCGCCGTCCATCTCGAGGTACGTCGCGTCTGGCGCCATGCCGAGCAGCACCTTGCTGTGCGAGGGCGGCACGATGGTGTCGGCGCGCCCATGAATGAGCAGCACCGGCCCCTCGTACTGGGCCAGCACCTTGTCGGTGCGGAACGGGTCCCGGCACAGGAAGCCGGGCACGCGCAACGATCGAAACATCGCCACCATGCTCGAGAACGTTGACTCGAGCACGAGTCCGTCGACTTCGCGGCGCTCCGCGAGCTGCGCCGCGACTGCGCCGCCGAGTGAGAAGCCGTGGACGACGACGCGATCGCCGTCGACCCCGGGCCGGGCGACGAGCGCGTCGTAGCCCGCCACCGCCGCCCGCGTCACGCTCGCCTGCGTCGGCTTGCCGGACGTGCCGCCGTAGCCGGGGTACTCGACGAGCCCGACGGCCAGGCCCTGCGACTGGTAGCGCTTGCCGATCGGCAGCATGCCGGCGACGTTCTCGCCGTTGCCGTGGAAGAGCAGGACGAGCGGTGCCGGTGATTCGCCTCGCGCCGGCAAGAACCAGACCAGTCCCGCGTCGGTGGTGAACGGCTCGACGCCCGCGGGCGGCGGCGGCAGCGGGCCGGCGATCGATGCCGGAAAGATCATGGCCCGGTCGGGCGAGAAGATCAGGCCGATGGCCAAGAGCGTCACTCCCATGCCCGTGACGATGACGACGAGGCGAGCGGCGCGGCGCGCCAGCCTATGGCGTATTGAACGGGGCTCGTTCGTCGAGTCCGTTGCCATTGGTCGCCTTGGTCTTGGAGCCCGTCCACGCGAGCCTCGCGACGGCCTTGATATCGCTGAGGATCGCCAGCATCGACGGCAGCACGAGCAGGATAATCGCCGTCGCCGAGATGAGCCCGCACGCGATCGTGATGGCCATGGGGATCAGGAAGCGGGCCTGGAACGACTGCTCGAGCATCAGGGGCGTCAGCCCGAGTACGGTGGTGATCGTGGTGAGCAGGATGGGCCGCAGGCGGGCCCGGCCCGCGCGGACGAGCGCCAGCGGCAGGCTCGCCGGCCCGCGCTTGCGCTCGTTGAAGAACTCCATGAAGATCAGCGAGTCGTTGACCACGATGCCCGAGAGCGCGACGAACCCGATGAGCGAGAGGAACGTCATCGCGAACCCCAGCGCCAGGTGGCCCCAGATCATGCCGACCGTCGCGAAGGGAATGGCCGCCATGACGATGAGCGGCTGCATGTAGCTCGAGAACAGCCACGCGAGCGTGACGAAGATGAGCCCTGCCGCCACGGCCATGCCCAGCGGAAGGGTGGCGAAGCTCTCGGCCACGTCCTTCTGCCGCCCGCGCTCGACGATGCGGATGCCGGGGAACTCACGCTCGAGTGCGATGAGCTTGGGCCGCAGCGAGCCGACGATCTCCTCGGGGTTACCGAGCTGGCGGTTGACATCGGCGCTTACGGTAATGATGCGCTCGCGGTCGAGCCTCCGCACCGTGGCGTAGCCGCGGCCCTCCTCGATCGTCGCGACCTCGATCAGCGGCACGGCCCGGCCGTCGGGCGAGAAGACGTAGGTGTCCTCCAGGGCAACGGGGCTCGAACGCGTCTCCTTGGGCAGCGTGACGCGGACCTTGACGTCCTCGCGGTTGCCCGCGAACGTGTGGGGCTCGAGGCCGAAGACGGCACCGCGGATCTGCTCGCCCAGCGAGGCCCGGGTAAAGCCCAGCTCGGTCGCGCCGTCCTTGAGGTCGAAGCGCAGCTCGCGCTGCCCGGCGTCGGCGTCGTCTTCGATGTCGAAGACCGCCTCGATCTCGTCGAGCATGGCCTTGAGGCGATCGACGACGATGGTTGCCCGTTCGGTGTTTTCTCCGACGACGCCAAGGCTGATGGCCACGCCGCCCGGGCCGCCGCCGATGGGCTCGAAGCGCAGGCTCTTGACGCCCGCCAGTTCGCCGAGCTGCTCGCGAATGGCCAGGATCACGTCGTTGCTCGTCCGGTCGCGCTGCTCGACGGGATTGAGCTCGAGGAAGATCTGGCCGAGGTGTGGCTGGCTGATATCCCCGCCCTCGCCGTTGACGTCGCCGATGGCGCCGACCGACGCGTAAGCGCTGGCGACCTCGGGCTGGTCGAGGGATGCCTGCTCGATGCGGCGCACGATGGCGTCGGTCTCGCCCACGGGGGTGCCGATGGGCATGCGCAGGGTGACGTTGACCGACTCGGCGTCTTCGGTCTCGAAGAAGATGAACTCGAGCTTCCCTCCCGCGACCATCGCCGCCGACGCGATGACGATCGAGATCGCCAGCGCCAGCGTGAGGTATCGGTATCGCAGGCAGCGGACCAGCATGCGGGTGTAGTGGGGGATGAGCAGGCGCGAGAAGAGGCGATCGCGCCAGTGGTCGTAGCGGGCCTCGAAGCGCGCCAGCCGCGACGCCGTGCCGGTGCGTTCGGCCCGGTCGGTCGAGCGCAGCGTGTGGGCCATGTGGCTGGGCA
This Phycisphaerales bacterium DNA region includes the following protein-coding sequences:
- a CDS encoding LOG family protein produces the protein MQEGTERTTTSDARTPNPRADWQAIGKRIDELVDMVAPDGTQAFDRKLVAELVAAGLKLLPDGRNRGELKLLTAAMKELRYAYRVFGRYEQAQKITIFGSARTPEDHPDFESCVEFSKEMAEAGWMVITGAGDGIMKAGHVGPGKAASFGVAIRLPFETTANTVIHGDEKLIHFRYFFTRKLMFLSQAQAVALFPGGFGTMDEAYETLTLIQTGKSGMAPIVMLEGQGGGYWDEFHSFARNALLSRQMISEDDTSLYYHARNPRDAVKHVLDFYRNYHSSRYAGDELIIRVRRRLSDEHLATLNDEFARLVKEGQIRQGGPHEYEDEFLDLPRISFTHTRRDFGLVRKLIDRINQLDAS
- a CDS encoding AsmA-like C-terminal region-containing protein — translated: MAEHPDEAESAKKPRSWVRRRWFVRLVLLIIVIGVVGVIAGGLLLTPAAGVVLRPKLAHELGVRVEGGSLKLDLGGDIIIRDVMFRTPEPVEASDPRGEASKFLHVRQGRILLGWRGRLRGGPLVRRVEVFDAAVRLTKPFEEFDLNILAVEPPAAGGTGGDPLPSIIVHHASVLLGEHDAEGNITELRTLPIVASLRNSRETPGVFDVTAFEDPKRCNSAKPLRFEGQLGPGGFSGTLGGIDMADFPPEAIPLQLREAYEQLRIGGRTRGATVRYDEATDVLELVLDVRAGSALPAPFPEDTDIDARLDIRVPVPVDEEGTLEPLIPTSGSGLVRLVQRPAPDSGKIVPWRSLQAPPEPGEPGVGRRTLMIEGNLSSTIEDLDVDIEVRLWLGDGEPLYEFDVATIEPYRFTTDAPWLGRPAPVLQKVSQVLDLFEPTGTVSLSASVSQVADGRGVRQQVIGRGAIRDAGMRFEYFPYPVQGVSGSIEIDDGTISLLGLRGATPGGAPVVASTIITLDEVATGVDVDVRAFGVQYDQSLRDVLDEIAPEIREIILNEELLAERYDQGLLRRPGVLGRAPAFALGGLADAHVRVDRQTGVDNSTTVHVEVRSDRFGLLPEAFPVPIHASDVLLTIDLPSERDTILEGKPRSLRIAAEQARATTLAGGDATASVVVEVPIDDPQSVDRSTTVDVAIEAAGVPIHPGLLAAVPRGDGAAGGPRRLLEDLGPSGQIDAQVRVTRDSAGDLDWWAEIQPRSATLSPRAIERRRPLVINDVGGSFRVDGEGLRGSLTGEASLGGRVDANVRASFETDSVIAVVTTDDLNLQSPVEDAVAVFAPELAEALSDARDLFDVRGFADLASSVRKAGEDVSAEARISRVDGLRFDWLDGRLGLDAGRGSVVVATGDEGPMVTFDRMLGEGSFDGEPIGRVRLRGEIPLDALRERGSLVTRPTTLDIEIQGGRLESKLLRRLASNRDARDEGSFLDRWDVHGEYDAFVALQTEGYGGDGPGVSPIREFELSPYDASLVRDGERYFVPWVSGIVSGREMKPSPDGPGGESEYKGEIDSLVLGGDDWWVSLDGYWRAAGGLRSEVEVGLDGEVGQSEGAIGRVHGVPEPIMGILPPGVGRSLDAMDAESLGSMVINEGRLRIVTQADRDARIEADALLGVQHAVVGTRAAEDDAEGENERPIAVLRQAAIAIASDTEHPTLLAAIDLSAAEGSCWGLDVTEAQLLADVRRDGVVRMPVVRAVAGGGRVAGRGTVTLAEDEGERARYALDLAGSGLYTERVLAALQDREPEAVRGAGDLDLSLGLEGQIGKRDRYRGRGSMRIRGGSPVELPLAIRAAVEAMNVKFGADAYDAMNGDFYVEGRTLTFTRLAVSSDSVILDGLGTVDLERGALDMNITTRPTRDNAFRSFVRSLRDVIVAVDLRGTLDDPAPAPKPQALVGPLDRLRRMIQGGQNFDEWSKERLRRYSQQRGEPDSGW
- a CDS encoding thioesterase family protein, which translates into the protein MPATNPDHAVLEGPAELTEVRVRYCECDPMGVAHHASFVPWLEMARTEALRSAGRTYAQMEAEGVFLVVTRLEVSYKRPARYDDVLRIACRASIAGRARLRHDYAIHVVEPGDGQAGRAGDRPVVTATTELACVDGSGRPTPMPAWLVEIVEGRS
- a CDS encoding GNAT family N-acetyltransferase — encoded protein: MAEPDTSQPKATPGVVAASSVEVRPLLATDPIAPITALLHRSYKGQRDRGMDPLAGRQSVEITRQRCYRGQTFVALRPASGPPSSRFAERLLGAILFQEREDAAFPPWFLRSDVTHFSQFAVDPSLQRGGVGSALLSRVEQETLAIGARELALSMAEPDVPLREYYERRGYRVVQTWQWPYTNYQSLIMSKTLQAGEGG
- the queC gene encoding 7-cyano-7-deazaguanine synthase QueC; amino-acid sequence: MSRAVVLLSGGLDSATCLALARRQGRECHALSFDYGQRHKIELECAEQVARSLGAASHVVYTLDAAPFAGSSLTTGGDVPKDQAEPGAGEIPSTYVPARNLVFLSVATAYAETLDAEEAWIGVNAVDYSGYPDCRPDFIEAFAKAATLATRRGTQEASPLAIRTPLLTLSKADIVRAGMDAGADFALTTSCYDPGRDEHGPLACGRCDACILRRRGFEAAGVADPTRYA
- a CDS encoding 7-carboxy-7-deazaguanine synthase QueE, translated to MSDAKLPISETFVSIQGEGKLTGVPSWFVRVAGCNLRCTWCDTPYASWNPEGEQRTVNDLLAESRANGVRHAVLTGGEPMIFEGIADLARGLADVGVHVTIETAGTVYLPVRCDLLSLSPKLANSTPKDDPRDPSGALAVRHEQRRLNYEALHALLADHPERQLKFVVSAPGDLPEIESLLAMLPEVDAGDVLLMPEGVSTPDPAGLGWLIEACLARGWRYCHRLHIELFGDRRGT